The DNA region GCCGAAGCCGAACGCTCGAAGGAGACCAAGGCGCCGCTGCTCGAGCTCACCTATAATTGGGACGAGCACAGCTATGGCGGCGGCCGCAATTTCGGTCATCTCGCCTATCGGGTCGACGACATCTACGCTTTATGCCAGAGCCTGATGGACAAGGGCGTGACCATCAACCGGCCGCCGCGCGACGGCAATATGGCCTTCGTGCGTTCGCCCGACGGCATCTCCATCGAGCTGCTGCAGAAGGGCTCTCCCCTCGCTCCTGCGGAGCCCTGGCTCAGCATGCCGAACACCGGCAGCTGGTAGACGCCGCGAGGCGGCGGCCACGACGCGGCGTCGGGCCGGATCCGGGACTGGAACCGTGCCCACTTTCCTCCTGGCGCTGTTGTCCTATCCGTCGATGGCGGCGCAATTCGCGGCGACGAAGCTCGGCCTTCAGGCCGGGCTGACGGTCTGGGACATCACGGTGCTGCGCTATGGAGCGGCAGCGCTCGGAGCGCTGCTGGTGTTCTGCGATCCGGCAAGGCGAGCTTTGGTGCGGGCGGTGCCGATGCACTACGCCGTCGTCGGCCTCCTGGGCGGCGCGGTCTATGGCGGGATCTTTACGCTGGCGACCGCGATGATGCCGGCAAGCCACTCAACCTTGTTCGCGCCGTCCTCTTCGATCGTCTGCACGCTCCTGGTCGCCGGCCTGGTGCTCGGCGTGTGGCCATCGCCGGGGCGGCTCCTCGGCGTCGGCGTCATCCTCGCCGGCCTCGTGGTGTTTGCGCGCGCCGCGGGGGCGCAATTCGACGCGGGTGCGCTCGGTGGAGACCTCATCTTCGGCCTCATCGGCCTGATGTGGGGCTGCTTCGGCGTGCTGGCGCGCAAATGGAATCTCGATCCCTTATGCTGTGTCGCCGTGATGGGCGCGACCGGCATCTTTGCCGTGCCGATCTGGCTCGCCTTCGCGCCTTCCGGCATCACCCTGGCCAACCTCCCGATCGCCTTGGGCGAGGCACTGTTCCAGGGCTGGTTCCTGACCTTCGTGACCTTCCTCGCCTATGTGACGCTGGTGCATCGGCTTGGTCCGTCGGCCGCCGCCCTCGGCATCGCGGCCGTGCCGCCGCTGGGCGTCGCGATCGCCAGCGTCTTCCTCGGCGAGGCCACCCATGCGGGCCAGTGGCTCGGGGCCGCGATCGTCGTCGCCGGAGTCGTCATCTCGAGCGGGGCGGGCTTAGGGGCGATCGGACGCGCGATCGGCGTCCGGCCGAAACATCACGGCATCTGATCGAACGGACGCGGCAGCCGCGCGCCGTCAGTGCAGAAGATAGGCCGTCGCAGCCACAGCGATGCCGGCGACGCCCAGCACCAGCGCGGCATACCAGGGCCAGCGCTGGCCCTTGGCGATGATGGCGATGGTCGAGACGGCGATGCCGACATGCAGGAAGGTCGCGGCCAGGGTGAGCCTGTGGTGGCGATGCTCGTGCAGGCGGCTTTCTTCTTCGGCCGCGTCGACGCTCTTTTCCAGCGCCTTGGCTTCGCCCTCGATACGCCTGCTGTCGGAATCGTAGCGCTGCGATTCCTTTTGAGCCTCCGGAGCCTTCTCCGGCGTCTGCAAGGCGACGGAATCGTAGATTGCCTTCTTGACGCGCTGGGCCTGATAATAGCCCCAGCTATCGGTCGCCTTGTTCTGCGCGAGATTGGCATCGCTCAGCTTGGCGAGCGCACTGCCGGACTCGACCGTCTCGAGGCTCGATATGCCGGCCGCGATCACCGCCAATATGGCGATGGTGACCGACACCCTGATGATGAATGGATCGCCGCTGTGAGCCGCATGCTCGGCGTGCTCCAGATGTTCCTTGTTCTCGAGCGCCGATTCTTCCATTGCCGCCTCCCAGTCCCGCCATCGACCGCGCAAGCTATGCATGCGGGACCGATTCTCGCAAGCTCAGGCGCCGGTCAGCGGCCCCGCCGCTGCGTCGCCTGGGCCAGCACGCACAAGATCTCGAACACGATGCTGGCGCCGGCCCAAGCGGTGATGCCGCCGACGTCGAAAGGCGGCGACAATTCCACGAAATCCGCTCCCACCAGGTCGATGCCGGCGAGCAGGCGCAGCATCTGTTGCGCCTGGAAGGTCGAGAAACCGCCGATCTCGGGCGTGCCGGTGCCGGGCGCCTGGGCGGGATCGACCCCGTCGATGTCGAAGGACAGGTAGGTCGGATGTTCGCCGACAATGCTCCTGGCCTCGTCCATGATGGCCTTGGTGCCACGCTCCATCAGCTCTTCAATGAAGACGATCCTGACGCCGTTCGTTCGTGCGAATTCGACGTCCTCGCCGTCATAGGCCGAGCCTCTGATGCCGATCTGCACGACGCGCTTGGGATCGAGCAGCCCTTCCTCAACCGCGCGGCGGAAGGGAGTGCCGTGCGTATATTTGAAGCCGCCGAAATAGCTGTCGTAGAAATCGGTGTGGCTGTCGAAATGGATCATGCCGACCGGACCCTTGGCGGCGACGGCGCGCAGCACCGGCAGGCTGGTCAGATGGTCGCCGCCGATCGTCATCGGGGTGATCTGATGTGTCATCACCTCGCGGTAGAAGCTGGTGACGCGCGTCAAGGTGTCGTCGAGGCTCGCGGGATTGACCGGGACGTCGCCGAGATCGGCGCAGCGCGCCAGATGGAACGGCTTGATGCCGGTCGCCTGGTTCAGCTGGCGCACCATGGTGGTGGCGTCGCGCAAGGCGCGCGGCCCATGGCGCGCGCCCGGGCGATTGGTGGTGCCGGCATCCCAGGGAACACCGATGAGACCGATATCGACCTTGTCGATGCGGCTATCCTCGAGCGGCACATGGGGCAGCCGCATAAAGGTCGGGATGCCTGCGAAACGCGGCAGCACGAAGCCTGAAATGGGCAGAAAATCCGGGTCTCTCGCCTGCATCGATGCCTCGCTCGCCATATCGCTGGTTTGAGCATGATCGCATCGCAAAGGCGATATCCGCCACCGCCGCGATCGAGCTCTCGGGAGAGCGAGCCATAGCAGAGGATGTGTCGCGGTTTGAAGCGCGCTCTCTCACTGAAGCGCGCACCCTCAACGTGAGGAGGCCTTATTTCGGGCTGTACACCGAAAGGATCATGTCGACCGCGCTCGCTACGACCGTTTCGATCCTCTCGCGCGGGGCGGGGCCTGAGACGTTGAACAGAAGCGGCTTGAGGATTTGGCACATGCAGAGCTCGATGAACTGAGCCGCAGCCAAATGTGTATCCGACATCGACAATCGCCCTTCGGCGCATTTCGCGTCGAAATAGGAAGAGATGTAGCGGATTCCGTAGCCGGGGCCGGCCGAATACAGGGTGCGCCCGATCTCCGGGATATGCGCCGAGGCCGCGATCACGATGCGCGTCAAGGCGATGGTCTGAGGGAGTTGCATCCGCTCCGCGAGGCTGACGCCGAAACGGGTCAGCATGGCCCGGATATCGGGATCGGCGAAATCGATCTTGACGATCTGCTCGGCTTGCTCGCGCCGATCTTCGATGATCAGGTCTTCGAACAGGCGCTGCTTGTTGTCGAAATAGACATAAAGCGTGCCCTTCGAGACGCCGGCCGCGCGGGCGATCTCGTCCATGCTCGCACGATCGAAGCCCTGGGCCAGGAAGACGGTCCGCGCGCCCTCGATGATCTGCCGGCGTTTGGCGCTGTCGGGCGGAGGATCCCTGGTCTCGTCCTTCGAGAGCGTCACAAAATCGTCGATTGCCTGTTCCATGTCCGCCTGGCACTGCTCCGGCATCATCGCAGCTCAAATCCCGGCCAAGAACTTCGCCTGAGATGAACTTCAGCCGAGATGATCAAAAATTGACCGAACCGTTCAGTTCGACCTTGATATGCGGTATGTGTTGCGCTATGTCAACGGCCATTGACCGAACCGTTCGGTCAATTTGAGCTGATCCCGGCGATCCGGGCGGTGGCCGGCAGGGATATCGAGAGTTTTGTGGAGTCCGACATGTCGGATGAGCCGAAGAGTGGGGGCCTCAAGGAATTGCCCCGCGCAGACGAGCCGGCTTTCACCAAAGCCGATGTCGGGCCCGGCGGACGCGGAAATTCGCCGCCTCCGGCGGCCGCGCAGCCGGAAATCGTGGGGTCGCCCTCGCGTGCCGACGTCAAATCCGTCGATTCCCAGATGATCGACAAGATTCCAGAGACCGACAAGCTTGGGCACAATGAGCCGGCGATCGCAGCCGAACGGGCGCCCATGCGCGATCTCGCAAGCCCCTCGAAAGACATGACTGTCGCCGCCAACCATAGCCCCGCCCCGCAAGGCGAGCGCCAGCTTGCCGGAGCGCGCGTGATCTCAGGCGAGGTGATGCCGCCGCGTCGCTCGCGCAAGCGGCTCGTCCTCACCGCGGCGCTCGTCGCAGTGGTCGGCATCGGCGGCTATTTCGGCTTCGGCTGGTGGACGCATGGCCGCTTCATCGTGTCGAGCGATGATGCTTATGTGGCGGCCGACATGTCGCTGCTGGCCGCCAAGGTGTCGGGGCTCGTCACAGGGGTCGACGTCACCGACAATCAGCATGTGGCTGCCGGCACCGTCCTCGTTCGCATCGATGACGGCGACTATAAGCTCGCCGTCGACGCTGCCGCCAACCGGCTGGCGACGCAGGACGCCACGATCGCCCGCTTCGGTAAGCAGATCGAGGCGCAAAATGCCGCCATCGACCAGGCCAAGGCGCAGCTCGCCAGCGCCCAGGCCGAGGTCGTGCGTGCCCAGGCGGCCTTCGATCGGGCCCAGAAGCTCGCTGCGAATGAATTCGGCACCAAGGCTGCGCTCGATCAGGCGCGCGCCGATCGCGACAAGTCGACGGCCGGCATCGCGGCCGCGCAGAGCGCGCTCGATTCGGCCAGCGCCATGGTCGGCGTGCTGAGGGCGCAGCAGATCGAGGCCGAACGTAGCCGCGCCGAGCTCGCCACCGCGCTCGATCGCGCCAAGCGCGATCTGTCCTTCACCGAGATCCGGGCTCCCTTCGACGGCGTAGTCGGCAATCGGGCGGTCGAGGTCGGGCAATATGTCCAGACCGGCGCGAGGGTCATGGCGCTGGTGCCGCTTTCGACCGTGCGCGTCGAGGCCAATCTCAAGGA from Rhizobiales bacterium GAS188 includes:
- a CDS encoding lactoylglutathione lyase, whose protein sequence is MEYLHTMVRVGDLDAALDFWCNKLGLVEVRRAENEKGRYTLVFLATPAEAERSKETKAPLLELTYNWDEHSYGGGRNFGHLAYRVDDIYALCQSLMDKGVTINRPPRDGNMAFVRSPDGISIELLQKGSPLAPAEPWLSMPNTGSW
- a CDS encoding EamA-like transporter family protein; translated protein: MPTFLLALLSYPSMAAQFAATKLGLQAGLTVWDITVLRYGAAALGALLVFCDPARRALVRAVPMHYAVVGLLGGAVYGGIFTLATAMMPASHSTLFAPSSSIVCTLLVAGLVLGVWPSPGRLLGVGVILAGLVVFARAAGAQFDAGALGGDLIFGLIGLMWGCFGVLARKWNLDPLCCVAVMGATGIFAVPIWLAFAPSGITLANLPIALGEALFQGWFLTFVTFLAYVTLVHRLGPSAAALGIAAVPPLGVAIASVFLGEATHAGQWLGAAIVVAGVVISSGAGLGAIGRAIGVRPKHHGI
- a CDS encoding guanidinopropionase — protein: MQARDPDFLPISGFVLPRFAGIPTFMRLPHVPLEDSRIDKVDIGLIGVPWDAGTTNRPGARHGPRALRDATTMVRQLNQATGIKPFHLARCADLGDVPVNPASLDDTLTRVTSFYREVMTHQITPMTIGGDHLTSLPVLRAVAAKGPVGMIHFDSHTDFYDSYFGGFKYTHGTPFRRAVEEGLLDPKRVVQIGIRGSAYDGEDVEFARTNGVRIVFIEELMERGTKAIMDEARSIVGEHPTYLSFDIDGVDPAQAPGTGTPEIGGFSTFQAQQMLRLLAGIDLVGADFVELSPPFDVGGITAWAGASIVFEILCVLAQATQRRGR
- a CDS encoding transcriptional regulator, TetR family, whose amino-acid sequence is MMPEQCQADMEQAIDDFVTLSKDETRDPPPDSAKRRQIIEGARTVFLAQGFDRASMDEIARAAGVSKGTLYVYFDNKQRLFEDLIIEDRREQAEQIVKIDFADPDIRAMLTRFGVSLAERMQLPQTIALTRIVIAASAHIPEIGRTLYSAGPGYGIRYISSYFDAKCAEGRLSMSDTHLAAAQFIELCMCQILKPLLFNVSGPAPRERIETVVASAVDMILSVYSPK
- a CDS encoding membrane fusion protein, multidrug efflux system translates to MSDEPKSGGLKELPRADEPAFTKADVGPGGRGNSPPPAAAQPEIVGSPSRADVKSVDSQMIDKIPETDKLGHNEPAIAAERAPMRDLASPSKDMTVAANHSPAPQGERQLAGARVISGEVMPPRRSRKRLVLTAALVAVVGIGGYFGFGWWTHGRFIVSSDDAYVAADMSLLAAKVSGLVTGVDVTDNQHVAAGTVLVRIDDGDYKLAVDAAANRLATQDATIARFGKQIEAQNAAIDQAKAQLASAQAEVVRAQAAFDRAQKLAANEFGTKAALDQARADRDKSTAGIAAAQSALDSASAMVGVLRAQQIEAERSRAELATALDRAKRDLSFTEIRAPFDGVVGNRAVEVGQYVQTGARVMALVPLSTVRVEANLKETQLADVKPGQPVDVRVDAFGSHDIEGRVESVSPASGSLFSLLPPENATGNFTKIVQRLTVRIALPADIVAAGILRPGMSVVVGINTREPGSHVLGEELPGRVALFLEHTKDAALRMFDSVAAAKPNNSGEATKLAAPLR